From the Populus nigra chromosome 13, ddPopNigr1.1, whole genome shotgun sequence genome, the window attgtttcggtttgtatatcctcagtccttagtcggctcaagtgatcagccacatgattttcggcaccttttttgtctttgatctcaagatcaaattcttgtaaaagcaagatccacctaatcaatcttggtttggactcctttttcttcaaaagataccttaaagctgcatgatcagtaaaaacaatgacttttgtaccaagtagatatgacctaaatttttcaagagcaaacaccactgcaaaaagttccttctcagttgtatggtaattgcattgtgcaccgtccaacatgcgggaagcataggcgataacatgcaaattcttcccaattctttgcccaaggacagcccctaccgcatagtcacttgcatcacacattatctcaaaaggctcatcccaatttggtggttggatgataggggcagatgtgacacgcctcttaagctcatcatgggcatctttacatgcttgatcaaacacaaaatccacttctttggctaatagtttgcacaagggtgctgtaatctttgagaaatctttaataaaacgtcgatagaaacctgcatggccaagaaaagaacgaatttccctcacgcaggaggggtaaggcaatgatgaaataacgtctattttagctttatcaacctctaatccacgtgaagacacaacatgcccaagaactattccttgttctaccataaaataacacttctcatagtttaagacaaggttagtttcaatgcaccttttcaagatcaaagataaattttctagacatttatcaaaagaatcaccatacaccgtgaaatcatccatgaaaacctcaattattctttcaacatagtcagaaaaaatactcatcatgcatctttgaaaagttgcaggtgcattacagagaccaaagggcattctcctatatgcatatgtaccaaatggacatgtaaatgtagtcttttcttgatcctcaggattaataacaatctgattgtatccactatatccatcaagaaagcaataaaaagacttacctgctaggcgttcaagcatttgatccatgaatggtaatggaaaatgatctttgcgtgtagcaagatttagctttctgtaatcaacacacattctccatccactcgagatgcgagtaggaatgagctcatcattttttttttcaccaacgtgattccggtctttttaggcaccacatggattggcgcaacccatttactgtccgtgatgggataaatgactcctgcatctaacagttttaaaatttcagctttcactacctccatcataggcgggttcaacctcctttgcatttcccttgttggtttcacattgtcctccaatagtatgtgatgcatacacattgagggactaatgcccttgatgtcagctaaagtccatccaatggccgtcttgtgatcacataacaatttcacaagtttttcctcttgcgtatttgtcaaacctgatgctataataacgggaagtgtattgttgtcgccaatgaatacatacttcaaattatcgggcaaatgtttcaattctaactcgggtgcctgtaaaatagatggcaaaagctttttatgtgagagtactaaatcaacaaagacattaccatggggaacagtttgcaatgattgcaaagccaatgctgattcgtgcacgttttggggaacacatatgtgcctctccatctcttctatctcggtaaaatcatagccatagctcaaagctacgcttaatccatcctcacaatcaaaatcaaaaacttgctgcacacacttatcaacttggtcataacatgtgatagaataaacattgctataaggatatttcattgcatcatgaaaattaaattcaatcttttcatctcctactttcatagacaaagtatccttaccacaatctatccttgtattggcagttttcaagaatggtctcccaaacaatataggagtgctgtttgatgaatcacaagaatcatgttccatatcaagaatataaaagtcgcatggaatgaccaaactatcaatcttaactaggacatcttctatcacaccaagtgggtaaacaaaactacgatccgcaagttgtattacaatgctagttttattcaaaggctcaagactaagagaatcataaacatgtttgggcataacactaatggatgcacctaaatcgcataaagctcttttaaaaatagcattaccaataacacatgggatagtaaacgcacctgggtctttttgtttcaaaggcagattcttttgaacaatggcagatacaacttcacccatacttaccgtttcatgacctttcagtttgaaagctctcttagtagtacacaactccttcaagaattttgcatacttgggaatttgcttgatagcatcaagcaaaggaatgttgagttctactttcttgaaaacctctaaaatctttttttctttgtcctctttctttgacctagaagaactcacaggaaagggtggaattgttttaaaactagaagtcattgattgaggacttacctttagagtgttggtcatggtttcaatttgtgaaggagaaggatgtttcttttttgtactcaattcagtttctatctcttcttcttcctccatctcaatttgtttcgaccttttctcttcaagttctttcccacttcgcagcatgatcgcactaacattctcttttggattcaatgcttgggagggcaattttccattcatttgtgcttccaatttccccacacttgaagctacttgccccatttgcttctccaagttgtgaatacttgaccttgtttcctgttgaaaagacatgacattttgttgcaaggtcacagtgttagaagccaaagttttcatcatctcacgaagatcatcactggatgacgaccccataacattggagtttgtgaatgaagggggttgtcttgcttgataattctgttggggctgaaatccatggggatggaattgtcggccttgattgccttgttgaggctggttcccataccgtaggttgggatgatctctccatccaggattgtacatgtgggaaaaaggatcatacttacgctgaggttgtccattgaatgctccatcaactgcattagcttgttcaatgtaatcttcttgcattgttgggcacatatctgaagcatgtccttgtaaggagcatatgctacaaactttcacctgctgtacattgccacaagccaaagaacgcacaagagaagtaagatcattaactttattctcaatgttagaaatacttatctcatttactcgtttatttgcaaagtctccacgagtgccaaactgtttcgagttggctgccatgtttgagatcaattggcgtgcagcctcgggtgtcttatctaccaatgcccctccacttgcagcatcaatgatactacggtcagtaggcatcaatccttcatagaaatattgaatgagcagctgatcgggtatttgatgatgagggcattgaatgcacagttgctcaaatctttcccaatactcggaaagtgtctctccatgagattgtcgaatcccacatatttctttccttatgttggcaactcgagatgctgggaaatacttctcaaggaagatcttcttcatgccattccacgttccaattgaacttgggagaatggagaaaagccatacctttgctgccccttttaaagagaaagggaaagctttcaacttaacctgttcttcatcaactccattcggtttcatgccaacgcaaaccatatggaattccttgagatgagtatgaggatcttctcctgcaagaccattgaaagttggtagcaaatgtataaaaccagatttgagctcaaagtttacattattgtcgatgtttatgcacaatggctgattttccacgttaggagcagcaagctccttgagtgtttgttgtcgtgcaacagccatggtgttaaggcgagcttcctttcgtaacctgcgtaaagttttttctatttcgagatccaaatgcacttgaatttgattagtagaacgggttactggcataaatcatcaagaaaattcaaaataaaccaaccacacaagagatcgaaaacaatgcaaattgtacgaaaatcctacggtagaaaacaaaaactgcctaaaaaccctagaaaacagcggaatttggcctcgatagggtggggctagtggtttaccactagtcctgtttagaacgtcgtttcccttaaggaaaaaaatggccgatacctaattccaccaaaaaatctgttttgaacagtaccgctgccgtaatgaacagtaccgcagcaaacaaaaattcttttttttttcagaaaaagaaataacaatcacagcaaataaaaataatagcacaagaatcaactaaaattacttccccggcaacggcgccaaaatttgttgcgatgtcgcggtcgcacaaattaattaccctagcttcaaacacaacacacaagatagtatagagcaagcaaggggtcgatcccacgaggaagattcaagtcagatttttatgctagatgatatgcaatttggggggggggttggacgttatctaggctaaagcaaaagaaaacagaaaacagaaaactaaatttaataaaatcagaaaattatcaagagaacaaaccttggtcacaagcacacatccacctacagaaatcagaactgatcatggaaacgaaatatcaatttatattctgaatatttatctcttcttaacattggttagttaacggatccgccgtataactagccctaaccatcaaacaaccacagtgtccgcactagtaatttaattcaatggcagccttaagaactagataagttgattaatcaagaaaacataactgtccgcagtctatgtttgatttgattgaatgttctccctaagattaataatgtagatccgtcacaattattaaactcagttgcttcacaagttcatataccacaactccggttttgatatcaaacttaacaatagattgtctacaataataacttagagtccgctctagcaattaaaataaacaatcataggaaaaataagcataggagaacaaacatatttatcatataaactgaaaagaaaaggtaaaataaatctcacagttcttgaaatccgaaggtttccgtgtccttgcaaccaagaaaaagtgtttagccttgcatgtttgttgaacaactaatcaaaaagaagaaagaatgcataatttagggtttcttagaggaagggggcgtttttctctccttggctggctgctccccttctcttctctcattctttttatatcctaggaaaccctaggtctctattttacaaaatagtcctccattaagtagactgtttacatttaagtacttcaataactattttcctaaaaaggagaaatagccttgcatgaaatcttcaagctttgatttagaggagctaaattgctgaaataaaaacttggatatcggtttaaatgcttcggaatgtcatttggactcgtttcttcacgaaacctgtttgctggcagaattcagatgtcatctttgaaaaatcatatctccctcatatgacatcgtttttggctgaaattgtgagcgtttatataactttgagtcatgaatccaacaaaattgagtttgcatcaattggacttctgtagctccagatattcaagttgtaatggccgaaggtcaacactggcagattgcgagatttgactttgaaggctgcgatttccatgctcttccttattttattttcttgccttagatgtccagaaaggtatggatgttacctttttaattccactggaatcacttcatttcaacctctagagctcacgctctgcacaaaacatcgactgaaggtcaaatctgccaattatctccaatttactcctttttgcatctttcatccaaaagtgccttcaaaacataaaacaaagaatatcaaggcattttatatataaaacataagcaaaacactagttaaatgtgggtgaaactattgaataatatggttgcatcagttTAATTATTAACACTAAGGAAATTGCTTTCCATGGGACCTTTTGGTGCATAGATTATAACCGattggcctttttttttctctccaataTTGTATTTTAGTGACTCtctccgtttttttttttaatttcaaagactaaaatataaaataaataaagtttataattaaaacttgaaaCCCTCGATATACAAGAATCAACgatgaaaaaataagaactttAAGGagcaaattatagttttttcatgcttcataaatagtaaataaaaGGCCATTTTTTGTTTCAGCATTAAAATTGGACcctattatttaaattttctcaatttcaacattaaaaaattagaaaacctatTCAGAACCTGTAATCCAGCTATTTAAGAGACAGACCCATATTCTAAAATTGAGGCCGTCCTTTTCAATTGACAGGCCCATAttctaaaagaaaatcaacagTACTTCGAATAATATCTTGTGAGGCAACTGGTCAGCACTTGGACCATGATTAACACTACCATCAGCACTTACATCATCAGCAAATCAACAGTACTTCGAATAATATCTGCCATCTTGTGCTTGCAATTGACTTTTCAACAAGATCTAGCTAATGCATGTCTATATAATGGTTTGCCTTTTGCAACCTTGTAGATCATCAgcaatatttcaaattaatctaAGAACATTAGCATAAAGCATGGCTAGTGATCATAGTGTCGGTGGTGAGGAAGTGATCAGCAACAAACAAGTGATCCTCAAGGACTATGTGAGTGGTTTTCCAAGAGAATCAAACCTGTACCTGACGACAAGTAACATCAAACTCAAAGTACCAGAAGAAGAGAGTGGTAAAGATGCTGTGCTGGTTAAGAATCTCTACTTGTCTTGTGATCCTTTCATGCGTGGACGCATGCAGGGAGATCTGCCACCCGGTGAACCTGAACAATCTTCCTACTCCCTTGGCTCTGTATTGTTCTCAATCTCCCTCTTTAATCCATTGTCGAattgttataatttatattacaaTTATTTATGGTGATTTTATTGCTAGTTACTGTGAATTTACTTACTCTTGTTGGAGACATTGAGCAGCCAATTGTTGGATATGGAGTGGCTAGAGTTGTTGATTCCAGGCACTCTGACTTCAAGAAAGGTGATTTGGTCTGGGGAAGGACAATCGGCTGGGAAGAATACAGTCTAATAACAACACCTGAATACCTCTTCAAAATCAACCATACTGATGATATACCCCTTTCCTACTACACTGGAATTCTTGGTATGTAAGCTCTTGGCCCATATGATTTTCTTATGTGAACGTGTTTTGTTATGACTGTAATGAGCCATATTCTTGAATTTGTGCTTTTGCTCTCACAGGAATGCCTGGCATCACTGCTTATTTTTGCTTCTTTGACATTGGCTCTCCCAAGGAAGGAGACCGTGTCTACGTTTCATCAGCATCAGGCGCAGTTGGTCAGCTTGTTGGGCAATTTGCAAAGCTGATAGGTTGTTATGTTGTTGGAAGTGCTGGAAGTAAAGAAAAGGTCGAACTATTGAAGACCAAGTTTGGATTTGATGATGCTTTCAATTATAAAGAGGAGCATGACTTGGATGCAGCCTTGAAAAGGTTAGTGTATGAAGTCTGCATAAGAGACAATCTGAAATAGCACTCTCAAGCCTTACGGAACCTCTAGAAGTTCTGCAGCTTAATTAATCTGTGATTatgtgctttattttttttgtttttgaatgttAATCTTGTGGGGATTGGCTCAAGTGGAAAAATGAATGATTGTTTCCATTGCCAGGTACTTCCCTGAAGGCATCGACATTTACTTTGAGAATGTTGGAGGAAAAATGCTTGATGCTGTCCTTCTAAACATGAGACACCATGGCCGTATTGCTTTGTGTGGAATGATCTCTCAATACAATCTCGAGCAGCCTGAAAGTGTGCAGAACATAATCGCTGTACTCTATAAGCATATCCGGATGGAAGGGTTTTCGGTTGCCGAGTACTATGACCAATACTCCAAGTTCTTGGATTTTGTTCTGCCTTATATTAAAGAAGGGAAGATTGTTTATGTGGAAGACATAACTGAAGGACTCGAGAGTGGCCCTGCTGCATTGATAGGCCTATTCAGCGGACGAAATGTAGGCAAGCAAGTAGTGAAGGTTGCTCAGGAGTGATCAGTCTCCCTGTACATGTCTTCTTGCCAATGCCATTGCTTGTCTTACATGCTTCATTAATACAAGGCAGAACAAAATCCAagaacagaaaataaaataaaattgaggtttcaatttaaaaagcttATAACTGAAGGGCTGCGTGTATGATTTAGCCCCATTTTCAGGAAAATGTATACTTTTATTTCTAATCAAATTTATATCATTCTCAATTTCCATATTtgcttccatttatttttttttttcctaaaaaaacaatttatctttcaattacTGAGATTAATATTTGTGTTACACATGACATGACATGccatgatttttctaagaataCATGTATCACTTGTTTAATTTCCCATATTGTTTCtcaacaaaaccaaaatcaCATTAATTTCAACTTTTCTAAATCTAAACCTAAAACCCATTAAACCAATACTCCAGGCACAGTAAAGAAACcccaaataaaaagatttgtttCTTGAGTTGCCATTACCTAAAACCCGCCTTGAGTTCTTCAGCTCTACACCAGGAAAACTTTGAAATTTATATGGAAGGGTAGATTTGttcttttgtttaaattttaaaattttattgattcgggaagtaaattgttgattttaaattatgaatggAGTCAAGATCATATAAGTGTCAaggtatttttttctaaaaaaaaattaatttcaaacaacGACCCGCAtgacaaaaaagaagagaaaaagaaaaataaatcgaCATCATCCGACTAATTTGTTTTCCCACGCTTCGTGGAAATCGTAGTTTAGAGCCATCCATTTCAGGGCAGAAGATGTAGCTCGTGAATAAATGCTCTCTTTGCTATACTGTCCTGTATTCTACTCTGATGAAATCTCAAATCCAAAtggctaatttgttttttatctacCCTTCTTTTTTGTTCTCCTTGTTAGCTACTGTCACTGTAACTACTGGTACCACTACCAtaaactttataaataaaaacgtAAACATCGAGggaatatttttgttggtaaattaTCGATGGATTTTATCGATAGAAATATTTCCTCGATATTTACCGAGAGaattatagtgaaaaaaaataattaaaacaaaacaaaaaaatgataacgtgtcatttttaccaacagaatttaTTCCGTCGATAAATCCGTCTATAATTCCGTCAGAAAAATCATTGGTAAATTGTCAATACTATTCATTATGTTAATTACAAAGAGAATTACCGACAGAACATTCAGTCAGTATTTTACAGAGAGCTCTGAAACTATTCACTCCAATTGCACTATTAATTACTATTCTTTACAAACAAAATCACTGATGGATTGAAAAGTTGTCGGTGATATTTGAtggtttctgaaatttttttattaaattcaaaatttaaattaaatattatagacagAATCACCGAgggaatgattaaaaatattaatatttaattatccgtcaGTAAACGCCTCAATAAATAGCCTAGAATCCCTAATTTCACAACAGACAcgtctcctttcttcttctcttctctcctcaactccttctcttttcctctatGCTCATGTATGTCTTATtctcctttcttattttttcttcttagttttttttaattagtatactttacgaaatttttttttctcttcttagcttcacttgcaactatattatctttttttttgtgttttattcaatatatttgttttttattttatttttaattgtttttgttcttaataattgtatgaatgttgttgtaggatttttttttcatatgagatcaatttttggttgatttatttataggattttttaatttttttttcatatgaattgttttagtttaatttattttttcgtcTTATTGAtttgttgtaaatttttttgtgttgattttcttcttttttccaagtatTTTGAGTATTCTAAAGTgttgattaatattaatttaattattttatagctttttgaaaatatttttaaataattatcgaCGGAATTACATACGGTTTGTTTCCGagaaaattaccgacggaataaaaaaaaattttgctcACTTTTTATGTCAgtaaatccattggtaataatattttttttattaccaatagACTTACCAACGGACAAAAAATTACTAACGAAAGATTCATCAACGGAGACTTTTCGTCGGtgatttcatcggtaatttttttaccaacagaataGTAGTGAAAATATCGACGAAaaattccgtcagtaaatctAAAGATTTTGATAGTGTACTGCCACTGATGTTTATTGCTTGAAATCTATTAAAGTTTCCTTGGAAGACCCTTGCAATCACTTCTCTTCATGGGACTTCACCTATTAGACTGAAGGTCTCATCTCTACAGGGAATAAgattaaaacatgttttgtaACCCTAAATTCTTCACATTTATTCAactattaaatttttcttcacTAATCTAGACattcaaatatctttttataatcaAGAATTCACCATTATCAGCATATTTAATGTCACTAGTATCTTCAAGTGTTGATATGCTTTTactttcaaattcatcaataacTTACTCTACTTCTttatcatcttttaaaattataatccttTTATTTGGACAATTTGATGCATTATGCCCAACTCATTCACGCCTAAAACTCTTAATCACTCTCTTATGTTTCTATCAAacattatttcttcttctttttctatattGTCTCAACTTGCTTTCTAACATATAAGAGTTCAACAACTTTAGACATTGCTATAGACTTTATTTGTGCATTACCATGTCTCTTGAAATTTAACATTCAACCCCAAGAGAATCCAAAATATTCATCTAgtcttgcattatttttttttcaattgtttttctattttgtagCCATACACACAAtatcttcaatttttaaataatgttgc encodes:
- the LOC133671113 gene encoding NADP-dependent alkenal double bond reductase P2-like — protein: MASDHSVGGEEVISNKQVILKDYVSGFPRESNLYLTTSNIKLKVPEEESGKDAVLVKNLYLSCDPFMRGRMQGDLPPGEPEQSSYSLGSPIVGYGVARVVDSRHSDFKKGDLVWGRTIGWEEYSLITTPEYLFKINHTDDIPLSYYTGILGMPGITAYFCFFDIGSPKEGDRVYVSSASGAVGQLVGQFAKLIGCYVVGSAGSKEKVELLKTKFGFDDAFNYKEEHDLDAALKRYFPEGIDIYFENVGGKMLDAVLLNMRHHGRIALCGMISQYNLEQPESVQNIIAVLYKHIRMEGFSVAEYYDQYSKFLDFVLPYIKEGKIVYVEDITEGLESGPAALIGLFSGRNVGKQVVKVAQE